The genomic window GCTGCGCACCTACGGTGAGGAGCGCAAGGAAATTGCCAAGAACCTCATCGACTTTGACCGTGAGTGGTCCACGTTGATGGCTACCCCAACCGAAGAGCTGGAGAACCCCAGCTACCTGGAGGACTACTACGTTCGGACCGCTGAATTCCCAGCAGGTTTCATGACGGAGTACCGCGAATCTAGCCTCACTGGCAATAAAGATCATCAGGATCTGGCCAAGGGCTTCCCCGTGGGCAAGCGATTCAAGTCCGCCCAGGTTTGCCGCGTTGCGGACGCCAACCCCATCCACTTGGGTCACCATGCAAAGGCCGATGGCCGTTATCGCATCTACGTGTTTGCTGATGGCGTCGGGCAAGACACCAAGGCGCAACAGTGGGCGCAGTGGTTCGCCAATGATCCCGCTTCACCGCAGAATCGCTACACGCTGCCCGGCGATGAGGACGCAATGTTCGACACCAAGATCGTGTACCCGGCGTTGCACACCGAGGTGGATCTCAACGAGGTGCCGAAGGTGTTCTTCCCGAAGTGTGGTCCTTTCAAGGTGAGCAACTACGAGAAGGTGTACTCGCTGCTGCCTGATCACAACATCTTTGAAGAACGCGAAATTGCGACCGAAGGTGCGGTCGTGGTGGTGCGCCCGGATCAGTACGTGGCTGCGGTGCTGCCATTGGACGCTCCCGAGCTGCTGAGCGAAGTCTTTGAAGACGTGCTCATCGAGCGCTAAACCAGTCATTTCAAGGCGTCGGCGGACTCCGTCGGCGCCTTGAAGCGCATAATGGTCACCAGGAGGTTGCTATGAGTATTGGAATCGCTGAGTTTCGCAATGCGGTCAACAGCACGGTGGTGCCTTTGCTTATCGACGCCCCATCGCCGGAATCCTTCCAGGGGACCGTGCAGCGGCACGACGTGGGGAGAACCACGTTCGTGCATATTGCGGCGAGTGCCCATTCTGTGCGACGCACCGCGGAGCTGATCGCGGGGCCTTCCGAGGCTTATATCAAGTTGAGTCAGATTATCGATGGCCAGGGTGTGCTTCGCCAAGATGGGCGTTCGGTGCGTTTTAGCCAAGGCGACATCGTCATTTATGACACAACGCGTCCTTATTCTTTGGATTTTTGCTCTGATTGCACCCTGCTGGTGGTGATGGTGCCGAAGAAAGATTTCGGGCTCTCAGAAAAGGTGCTGGCGAATCTCACCGCCATCTCCCTGACCAAGGGTTTCGCCGTGAGCTCCGCAGTGAGCGCGTTTCTAAGCGAACTTGCTCATAATTTCAGTGAGTTGGGTACCCGTGCTGGGGCGCAGCTTGCAGAAATGGTGGTGGCGATGATTCGGCCCGTCCTGATGGCCGCGGCTGAGGACTCCGGCTTTGGCCTGGATTCTAAGGGTCGCCTGCTGCGAGATATCGAGCAATACATCGATACGCATCTGAGTGACCCTGATCTGAATCCGAAAACTATTGCGCAGGCACACTTCATCTCTGTGCGCTACCTTCACTCGCTCTACAGTGATCACGCCACCACGGTGGCCGCGACGATTAAGGCGCGGAGGTTGGATCAGGCTCATTCGATGTTAGTTGATCAATCCTGCGCATCCATGCCCATTAGTTCGATTGCCGCCGAATGTGGGATGCCGGATGCCGCGTATTTTTCTCGGGCGTTCAAGGAGCGCTTTGGTGAGAGTCCCAGTGCCGCGCGGAGACGCTGAGCACTATTGGCTAATTTCGGCGCACCAAAACACAAGATTGGGTGAGCTGGCTCACCTACACTCATGGTCTAGATCACCGAAACGAAGGGATGCAGCATGCAAACTCAGCAGTACATCAATGGTCAATGGGTCGATGGCGCAGCGGATGCCATCGAGTCCTACAACCCCGCCACCGGCGAAGTGATTGCTAACGTCGCCAGTGCAAATGAAGCCCAGGTGAATGAGGCAGTAGCCGCAGCTCGCTCTGCGCTGGCAGGGGAGTGGGCAAACCTGCTCCCAGTCCAACGCGCCGAGGTCTTGTTCAAGATCGCCGATCTCATTGAGGCGAACGCTGAGGAATTCGCTCAACTTGAGACCCTGGATCAGGGCCAGCCAATTGGTGTGGCACGCCAGGTTTCCGTCGCCGGTGCAGCAAATCACTTCCGCTACTTCGCCGGGTTCGTGACCAAGATTCAGGGCACCACAAACCCCGTCAGTTTCCCCGACACCTTGCACTACACCAAGCGTGAACCAGTGGGCGTCAATGCGCTGATCACCCCGTGGAACTTCCCGCTCATGATCCTGGCCTGGAAGCTCGCTCCCGCACTTGCCACCGGCAACACCGTCGTGATTAAGCCTTCGGAAGTTACCCCGCTGACCTCCATCAAGTTGGTGGAGATCTGCGAGCAGGCCGGTGTGCCCGCTGGCGTCGTGAATATCGTCACTGGTGCCGGCAACGTCGGTGCTCTGTTGAGTTCCCACATGGATGTGGATCACCTCTCCTACACAGGCTCCACGCCCACAGGCAAAGCCATTACCCACGCAGCAGCAGATTCCAACCTCAAGCGTCTGACCTTGGAACTGGGTGGCAAAGCTCCTTCCATCATCACCTCTTCTGCAGACATTGATGCTGCCGTGGCGGGCAATGTGGGTGGCGCGCTGTTGAACTCCGGCCAGGTGTGTGCCGCGTACACCCGTTTCTACGTGGACAGCAAGGTGCACGACGAGTTCGTCGAAAAGCTTGCTGGTGCCGCCTCCTCCATGAACGTAGGCCCCGGCGCCGATGAAAACTCGCAGCTCACCCCGGTCGTTTCTGAAAAGCACCTCGGCCACGTCACCAACCTCATTGAGGCGGGTCGCTCGGAAGGCGCCGAGCTAGTCACGGGCGGCAAGCGCATCGACCGCGACGGTTTCTTTGTTGAGCCCACCGTCTTCACCGGTGTTTCTGACGAAAACACGATCGCCAAGGAAGAAATCTTCGGCCCCGTGCTTTCAGTCATGCAATACGAAGGCCAAGACGGACTCGATGAAGTCATCGCTCGCGCTAACGACACCGAATATGGCCTCGCCGCTGCTGTGTGGACCAAGGACATTGCCGAAAGCCAGAAGATTGCCAACGGCCTTCGCTCCGGCGCGGTGTTCGTCAACATGCTGCCGATCCCAGACATGGCTGCACCCTGGGGCGGCTACAAGCAGTCCGGCTGGGGCCGCGAGATGGGCCCGCAGGCCATCGAGTGCTACACCGAAACCAAGGCAGTTTGGCTCCACTACGGTAGCTAGAAGCATTCGCTGACTCGCC from Corynebacterium gerontici includes these protein-coding regions:
- a CDS encoding helix-turn-helix domain-containing protein; this translates as MSIGIAEFRNAVNSTVVPLLIDAPSPESFQGTVQRHDVGRTTFVHIAASAHSVRRTAELIAGPSEAYIKLSQIIDGQGVLRQDGRSVRFSQGDIVIYDTTRPYSLDFCSDCTLLVVMVPKKDFGLSEKVLANLTAISLTKGFAVSSAVSAFLSELAHNFSELGTRAGAQLAEMVVAMIRPVLMAAAEDSGFGLDSKGRLLRDIEQYIDTHLSDPDLNPKTIAQAHFISVRYLHSLYSDHATTVAATIKARRLDQAHSMLVDQSCASMPISSIAAECGMPDAAYFSRAFKERFGESPSAARRR
- a CDS encoding aldehyde dehydrogenase family protein; protein product: MQTQQYINGQWVDGAADAIESYNPATGEVIANVASANEAQVNEAVAAARSALAGEWANLLPVQRAEVLFKIADLIEANAEEFAQLETLDQGQPIGVARQVSVAGAANHFRYFAGFVTKIQGTTNPVSFPDTLHYTKREPVGVNALITPWNFPLMILAWKLAPALATGNTVVIKPSEVTPLTSIKLVEICEQAGVPAGVVNIVTGAGNVGALLSSHMDVDHLSYTGSTPTGKAITHAAADSNLKRLTLELGGKAPSIITSSADIDAAVAGNVGGALLNSGQVCAAYTRFYVDSKVHDEFVEKLAGAASSMNVGPGADENSQLTPVVSEKHLGHVTNLIEAGRSEGAELVTGGKRIDRDGFFVEPTVFTGVSDENTIAKEEIFGPVLSVMQYEGQDGLDEVIARANDTEYGLAAAVWTKDIAESQKIANGLRSGAVFVNMLPIPDMAAPWGGYKQSGWGREMGPQAIECYTETKAVWLHYGS